The Nitrospira tepida genome includes a window with the following:
- a CDS encoding class I SAM-dependent methyltransferase, which produces MLKVEEQPASAQETSSPPAQTVSRWSGSAREQAVQRMFTAIARWYDLNNTVLSFGLHHRWKRQVLDVIIPPGGSACGVRSGEVLAEPRYILDIGAGTADLALLIESRLQPGGHVIAADLNHAMLVEGRKKVARQGRRHRITCMEVNAEHLSFPDGSFDAVTTGFCMRNVGDLQRALQEIQRVLKPGGRFVCLEFSHPNRAWLRSLYDWYSFTLLPKVGTMVAHDTTGVYEYLPASIRTFPDQETLCERLRQAGFGEVTYRNLTGGIVAIHIGTK; this is translated from the coding sequence ATGCTGAAAGTTGAAGAGCAGCCCGCTTCTGCGCAAGAGACGTCTTCGCCTCCGGCACAGACCGTCTCCCGCTGGTCGGGATCGGCTCGCGAGCAGGCCGTGCAGCGGATGTTCACGGCCATCGCGCGCTGGTACGACCTGAACAACACGGTCCTCAGCTTCGGGCTTCATCATCGCTGGAAGCGGCAAGTGCTGGACGTGATAATACCGCCAGGCGGCAGCGCCTGCGGCGTCCGTAGCGGCGAGGTCTTGGCGGAGCCGCGTTATATATTGGATATCGGCGCCGGCACGGCCGATCTCGCGCTGCTGATTGAATCGCGCTTGCAGCCGGGCGGCCACGTCATCGCCGCCGATCTGAACCATGCGATGCTGGTAGAAGGCCGGAAAAAGGTCGCCCGACAAGGTCGCCGGCACCGGATCACCTGCATGGAGGTGAACGCCGAACATCTCAGCTTTCCGGACGGAAGTTTCGACGCGGTGACGACCGGTTTCTGCATGAGGAACGTCGGCGACCTTCAACGAGCCTTGCAGGAAATCCAGCGGGTGCTCAAGCCAGGCGGCCGGTTCGTCTGTCTGGAGTTTTCCCATCCCAATCGAGCTTGGCTGCGCAGCCTCTACGATTGGTATTCGTTCACCCTGCTCCCCAAGGTCGGCACGATGGTGGCGCACGACACCACCGGCGTCTACGAGTATTTGCCGGCCTCGATCCGGACCTTTCCCGATCAGGAGACCCTGTGCGAGCGATTGCGGCAGGCCGGATTCGGCGAGGTGACCTATCGGAACCTGACCGGCGGCATCGTGGCGATCCACATCGGGACGAAATAA
- a CDS encoding AbrB/MazE/SpoVT family DNA-binding domain-containing protein, whose protein sequence is MATATLTSKGQTTIPKEVRDHLHVSPGDKLDFLIDAEGRVVVRPATLDVRQLKGMLKRKRVKPVSLEEMDRAIAEGAARKRA, encoded by the coding sequence ATGGCGACCGCAACGCTGACCAGCAAAGGGCAGACAACCATCCCCAAGGAGGTCCGAGATCATCTTCACGTCAGCCCCGGAGACAAGCTCGATTTTTTAATCGATGCAGAAGGGCGGGTGGTGGTGCGTCCGGCTACGCTGGATGTCCGCCAGTTAAAGGGAATGCTCAAACGAAAGCGAGTCAAACCGGTCTCGCTTGAAGAGATGGACCGGGCGATCGCGGAGGGGGCTGCGAGGAAGCGTGCATGA
- a CDS encoding PIN domain-containing protein encodes MIGIDTNLLVRYLTQDDPAQSKKASAVIEKALAGESGVFINHVVLCEVVWVLDRAYGFPRATLGEVVEKILQGKQFEIEDKPTAWQALNDFKSSRADYADCLIGAKNRKAGCTTTLTLDRATSALSTFSPL; translated from the coding sequence ATGATCGGCATCGATACGAACCTCTTGGTCCGGTACCTGACGCAGGATGATCCAGCCCAATCCAAAAAGGCCAGCGCGGTCATTGAGAAGGCGCTGGCCGGAGAGAGCGGCGTCTTCATCAATCACGTCGTCTTGTGCGAGGTTGTATGGGTGCTCGACCGTGCGTATGGATTTCCCCGTGCGACATTGGGGGAGGTGGTGGAGAAGATTCTCCAAGGGAAGCAGTTTGAAATCGAAGACAAACCGACGGCCTGGCAAGCGCTGAACGATTTCAAATCCAGCAGGGCCGACTATGCCGATTGCCTGATCGGAGCCAAAAACCGGAAGGCCGGCTGCACGACCACGCTCACGCTCGACCGCGCCACCTCGGCGTTATCGACTTTCTCGCCGTTATAA
- the uvrA gene encoding excinuclease ABC subunit UvrA, whose amino-acid sequence MSGSIIIKGAREHNLKNLDVEIPRDKLVVITGLSGSGKSSLAFDTIYAEGQRRYVESLSAYARQFLEQMGKPDVDSIEGLSPAISIEQKSTSHNPRSTVGTVTEIYDYLRLLFARVGHPYCYQCGQEIAAQTVQQMVDAIQSLPEGAKVQILAPIVRGRKGEYRKELLDMRRAGYVRARIDGKVVDLGDEITLDKQKKHTIEVVVDRLVIKHDQAMARRMADSVETALKLAHGLIGVLDQQDQVTLYSDTLACIRCGVSYPEITPRVFSFNSPHGACPACDGIGYAVAPGCPEEQDFTTLELCQTCQGARLRPESLAIKVGKRSIAEVTRLSVRAAAEFFNQLSLTEREQFIAQRILKEVRERLGFLVNVGLDYLTLDRAAATLSGGEGQRIRLATQIGSGLVGVLYILDEPSIGLHQRDNRRLLQTLLRLRDLGNTVVVVEHDAETMLAADHILDLGPGAGAHGGELIAQGTPAEIMEHPDSLTGRYLKGALSVTLPHRERRAKRVLSIVGAKKHNLKGITANIPLGLLTCVTGVSGSGKSTLVLEVLFHSLSQLLYQKHPKIDGCKEIQGADALDKVIDIDQSPIGRTPRSNPATYTGLFTFIRDLFAQLPESRVRGYKPGRYSFNVKGGRCEACEGDGLIKIEMHFLPDIYVTCEVCKGQRYNRETLDVLYKGRSIADVLNMTVDEALAFFDAVPFIKAKLQTLHDVGLHYIKLGQSATTLSGGEAQRVKLSRELSKRATGRTLYILDEPTTGLHFADTQRLLDVLNRLVEAGNTVLVIEHNLDIIRNADWIIDLGPEGGDRGGEIVAEGTPRDIAKSKRSYTGQVLREAGLG is encoded by the coding sequence ATGTCCGGCTCGATCATCATCAAGGGCGCGCGGGAACACAATCTCAAGAATCTCGACGTGGAGATTCCGCGGGACAAGCTCGTCGTCATCACGGGCTTGAGCGGCTCGGGCAAGTCCTCGTTGGCCTTCGATACGATCTACGCGGAGGGGCAGCGCCGGTATGTCGAGTCCCTGTCCGCCTATGCCCGGCAGTTTCTGGAACAGATGGGCAAGCCGGACGTGGATTCGATCGAAGGGCTCTCGCCCGCCATCTCCATCGAGCAGAAGAGCACCAGCCACAATCCCCGCAGCACGGTCGGGACGGTCACGGAAATCTACGACTACCTCCGCTTGCTGTTCGCCCGGGTCGGCCATCCCTATTGTTATCAATGCGGCCAGGAAATCGCCGCCCAAACGGTCCAGCAGATGGTGGATGCGATTCAATCGCTTCCCGAAGGGGCCAAGGTCCAGATCCTGGCCCCCATCGTCAGGGGGCGGAAGGGCGAGTATCGCAAGGAACTGCTCGACATGCGGCGGGCCGGGTATGTCCGCGCGCGGATCGACGGCAAAGTCGTGGATCTCGGCGACGAGATCACGCTCGACAAGCAGAAGAAGCACACGATCGAAGTCGTCGTCGATCGGCTCGTCATCAAGCATGATCAGGCGATGGCCCGGCGGATGGCCGACTCCGTCGAGACCGCGCTGAAGCTGGCGCACGGATTGATCGGGGTGCTCGACCAGCAGGACCAGGTCACCCTCTACAGCGATACCTTGGCCTGCATCCGCTGCGGGGTCAGCTATCCGGAGATCACGCCGCGCGTCTTTTCCTTCAACAGTCCGCACGGCGCCTGCCCTGCCTGCGACGGGATCGGCTATGCGGTCGCCCCCGGCTGTCCGGAAGAGCAGGACTTCACGACCCTTGAATTGTGCCAGACCTGCCAGGGAGCCAGGCTCAGGCCGGAGAGTCTGGCGATTAAAGTGGGCAAGCGGTCCATTGCAGAGGTCACGCGCCTGTCCGTGCGGGCTGCGGCGGAGTTCTTCAACCAGCTCAGCTTGACTGAGCGCGAGCAATTCATCGCGCAACGCATCCTTAAGGAAGTCCGCGAGCGGCTCGGATTCCTCGTGAATGTCGGGCTCGATTACCTCACGCTCGACCGGGCCGCCGCGACCCTCTCCGGCGGGGAAGGCCAGCGCATCAGGCTTGCTACCCAGATCGGCTCCGGCCTCGTGGGCGTGCTGTACATCCTGGATGAACCCTCCATCGGACTCCATCAGCGCGACAATCGGCGCCTGCTCCAGACGCTGCTCCGGCTGCGGGATCTCGGCAACACGGTGGTCGTGGTGGAGCATGACGCAGAGACGATGTTGGCGGCCGATCACATTCTGGACCTGGGGCCTGGGGCCGGCGCCCACGGCGGCGAATTGATCGCGCAGGGAACGCCGGCCGAGATCATGGAACATCCCGACTCTCTGACCGGCCGATATCTCAAGGGGGCGCTGAGCGTCACGTTGCCGCACCGCGAGCGGCGAGCCAAGCGCGTCCTTTCGATTGTCGGAGCCAAGAAACACAACCTCAAGGGCATCACGGCGAACATCCCATTGGGATTGTTGACCTGCGTTACGGGCGTGTCCGGCTCTGGCAAGAGCACGCTCGTGCTCGAAGTATTGTTTCATTCCCTGTCGCAGTTGCTCTATCAGAAGCACCCGAAGATCGACGGATGCAAAGAGATCCAGGGAGCGGACGCGCTGGACAAGGTCATCGACATCGATCAGTCCCCGATCGGCCGGACGCCTCGGTCGAACCCCGCCACCTACACGGGACTCTTCACCTTCATCCGCGACCTGTTCGCGCAATTGCCGGAATCGCGCGTGCGCGGCTACAAGCCGGGCCGCTACAGTTTCAACGTGAAGGGCGGGCGCTGCGAGGCCTGCGAGGGGGACGGCCTCATCAAGATCGAGATGCATTTCCTTCCCGACATCTATGTCACCTGCGAAGTCTGCAAGGGGCAACGATATAACCGGGAAACGCTGGACGTGCTCTATAAAGGACGCAGCATCGCGGACGTGCTGAACATGACCGTGGACGAGGCCCTGGCCTTCTTCGACGCCGTGCCCTTCATCAAGGCCAAGCTCCAGACCCTCCATGACGTCGGGCTGCACTACATCAAGTTGGGCCAATCTGCGACCACGCTATCGGGCGGTGAAGCCCAGCGGGTCAAGCTCTCCCGGGAACTGTCGAAGCGCGCCACCGGCCGGACGCTCTACATCCTGGACGAGCCGACGACCGGCCTGCACTTCGCCGATACGCAGCGGCTGCTGGATGTATTGAACCGTCTCGTGGAAGCCGGCAACACGGTTCTCGTGATCGAGCACAACCTGGACATCATCCGGAACGCCGACTGGATCATCGACCTCGGCCCCGAAGGGGGCGATCGCGGCGGCGAGATCGTGGCGGAAGGCACCCCGCGCGACATCGCCAAATCCAAGCGGTCCTATACGGGGCAGGTGTTGAGGGAAGCTGGGCTAGGCTGA
- a CDS encoding helix-turn-helix domain-containing protein: MSKRRSRDIGAEILEGIRQLKRGKVGRIINCPPVAETRTRVGLSQAEFARLLGVSVRTLQEWEQERRVPSGPARMLLAIAHKNPRALLEAV, from the coding sequence ATGAGTAAGAGACGTTCCCGAGACATTGGAGCCGAAATTCTTGAAGGAATCCGTCAGCTCAAGCGAGGGAAAGTGGGACGTATCATCAATTGTCCACCCGTCGCCGAGACTCGGACGCGGGTGGGTCTCTCACAAGCCGAGTTTGCGAGGCTGCTCGGGGTTTCCGTACGGACGTTACAGGAGTGGGAACAGGAACGGCGTGTCCCATCAGGTCCCGCTCGAATGCTCCTCGCCATCGCACACAAGAACCCTCGTGCCCTCTTGGAAGCGGTGTGA
- a CDS encoding ATP-dependent DNA helicase, protein MTQSEALAILKTSANVFVTGEPGSGKTHTVNEYVAYLRARGIEPAITASTGIAATHIGGMTIHSWSGIGIKTTLGRSDLQAIASNKPIAKRIGRAQVLIIDEVSMLAAETLSMVDAVCREMKERSEPFGGMQAVLVGDFFQLPPVVKTEAGQGTPVLFTDESSARFAYDAPAWKGADLTICYITEQHRQDDGEFLALLSAIRRNAVGPDHVRRLTSRTVQHPDAPKDTPKLFSHNVDVDRVNDGILAQLPGKPRVYPMTSEGPDALVSALQKGCLSPETLRLKVGAAVMFTKNNLQEGFVNGTLGAVEGFDRQYGHPIVRTRSGRRIEVEPMDWAVEENGTVRARITQVPLRLAWAITVHKSQGMSLDEAVVDLRNVFEYGQGYVALSRVRRLSGLHLLGWTERAFQVHPDVSAKDTEFRTQSEQAARRFSGMTGEEITAKHERFLRLCGGTIQSEGGASAPIASRAPQVVRERSDTRGERKTAPPSGFDTIRARHPHAYLPWDQAQENRLRDLFAKGTPVADLAKSFNRTRGAIRSRLAKLGLVEDGDIARPAGDGPQE, encoded by the coding sequence ATGACCCAATCCGAGGCGCTTGCCATCTTGAAGACAAGTGCCAACGTGTTCGTGACCGGCGAGCCAGGGTCCGGCAAGACGCACACGGTCAACGAGTATGTCGCCTACTTGCGCGCGCGAGGGATCGAGCCGGCCATCACGGCGTCAACGGGCATCGCCGCGACGCACATCGGCGGGATGACGATTCACTCGTGGAGCGGCATCGGCATTAAGACGACATTGGGCCGATCCGATCTTCAGGCCATCGCGTCCAATAAGCCGATTGCCAAGCGCATCGGTCGCGCTCAGGTGCTGATCATCGACGAAGTCTCCATGTTGGCTGCCGAGACCCTTTCGATGGTCGATGCCGTGTGTCGCGAAATGAAAGAGCGGTCGGAGCCGTTCGGCGGGATGCAAGCCGTCCTGGTCGGCGACTTTTTCCAATTGCCGCCGGTCGTCAAAACGGAAGCGGGACAGGGCACGCCGGTTCTGTTCACGGACGAGTCATCGGCCCGGTTCGCCTATGACGCTCCTGCGTGGAAAGGGGCCGACCTGACAATCTGCTATATCACCGAGCAGCACCGGCAGGACGACGGCGAGTTTCTGGCCTTACTCTCGGCGATCCGGCGCAATGCGGTCGGCCCCGACCATGTGCGCCGGCTGACAAGCAGAACCGTCCAGCATCCGGATGCGCCGAAGGATACGCCGAAGCTCTTTTCGCACAATGTCGATGTAGACCGGGTAAATGACGGCATTCTCGCTCAGTTGCCCGGCAAGCCGCGCGTCTATCCCATGACGTCGGAAGGCCCGGACGCGCTTGTCTCTGCCCTGCAGAAGGGATGTCTGTCGCCCGAGACGCTGCGTCTGAAAGTCGGGGCGGCGGTGATGTTCACGAAGAACAATCTCCAAGAGGGGTTCGTGAACGGGACGCTGGGCGCGGTGGAGGGATTCGATCGCCAGTACGGCCACCCGATCGTCAGAACGCGAAGCGGAAGGAGGATTGAAGTCGAGCCGATGGACTGGGCCGTGGAGGAGAACGGAACCGTCCGCGCGCGCATTACGCAGGTGCCGCTGAGGCTGGCCTGGGCGATTACTGTGCATAAAAGCCAGGGCATGAGCTTGGACGAAGCGGTCGTGGATTTGCGCAACGTGTTTGAGTACGGCCAGGGCTATGTCGCGCTCTCGCGCGTCAGGCGGCTGTCGGGCCTGCATCTCCTCGGCTGGACGGAACGCGCATTTCAGGTGCACCCGGATGTCTCGGCCAAAGATACGGAGTTCCGCACGCAGTCGGAGCAGGCTGCGCGCAGATTCAGCGGGATGACCGGAGAGGAGATCACGGCCAAGCACGAGCGATTCCTTCGCCTATGCGGGGGGACGATCCAATCGGAAGGGGGCGCGAGCGCGCCGATCGCGTCTCGCGCTCCGCAAGTGGTCCGCGAGCGCAGCGACACGAGGGGTGAACGGAAGACTGCTCCTCCATCGGGTTTCGACACCATCAGAGCACGTCACCCTCATGCGTACTTGCCATGGGATCAGGCGCAGGAGAACCGATTGAGGGACCTCTTTGCGAAGGGTACGCCCGTCGCAGACCTCGCGAAATCGTTCAACCGAACGAGAGGGGCGATCCGGTCGCGGCTGGCCAAATTGGGACTGGTGGAAGATGGAGACATCGCGCGCCCCGCGGGCGACGGTCCGCAAGAGTAG
- a CDS encoding DMT family protein, whose translation MQTVALLTISNVFMTMAWYGHLKFKEYPLFTVIFVSWGIAFVEYCFQVPANRIGHAQFTAAQLKTIQEVITLVVFSVFSVVYLKEALKWNYIVGFALMIGAVFFIFKEW comes from the coding sequence ATGCAAACTGTCGCCCTGCTGACGATTTCGAATGTGTTCATGACGATGGCCTGGTACGGACATCTGAAGTTCAAGGAATATCCGCTCTTCACCGTCATCTTCGTCAGTTGGGGCATCGCCTTCGTCGAATATTGTTTTCAAGTCCCCGCGAATCGCATCGGACATGCCCAATTCACCGCCGCGCAATTGAAAACCATCCAGGAGGTCATCACCCTGGTTGTGTTCTCCGTTTTCTCTGTCGTCTACCTGAAGGAAGCGCTGAAGTGGAACTACATCGTCGGGTTCGCGTTGATGATCGGGGCGGTGTTCTTTATCTTCAAGGAATGGTGA
- a CDS encoding Gfo/Idh/MocA family oxidoreductase — protein MTASSRTTSGIRPLRIALFGAGRHAQHHARAILRCPGAELVAVADPSEAAQTAMRGIVAAVASFKTPDELLAAARPDVVHIITPPASHAPLAQAALEAGCHIYVEKPFTERVEDAQRILDEARAKGLLVCAGHQLLYEPPTRVLARYLPSIGQVAHVESYFSFRTVRHAPGGRTVLRADHQLLDILPHPVYLLLLVLEQAGNGTIELVSLELSQAGTVHALVRRGGVTGTLVVTLEGRPVESYLRAVGRNGSLFADYVRSTVQRAIGPGSSGIDKLFAPYRQAWQLLTGTTAAMARRFLKRQQSYPGLAELFSAFYESIRSGAPSPLSPESLLETVRICEKVAQALREREAKALAAAAPRPVESRGVIVTGGTGFLGKEIVRSLLARNRPVRVVARREPSPWERIAGAEYVVADVATGAAVHLFKGADTVIHAAAETAGGWDEHRRNSLNATEQMVRGAAAAGITRFIHISSLAVLAQGTGDPIGDNHPLEPDSKGSGPYVWGKLESERLAVLVGNELGLSVKVVRPGALVDYRDFDPPGRLGKRLGNIFVAVGSPSDRLGVVDVGFSGRFLAWTVDHWDDVPSPLNLLDPVSPTKRELLDHLRKANPDLTVIWLPRFVLIPLSWTAMLAQKLLRPGKPPINIAKVFSVLPYDTSLIAKLAPHIPPQ, from the coding sequence GTGACAGCTTCGAGCCGGACCACTTCAGGAATCCGCCCGCTTCGGATTGCGCTGTTTGGCGCCGGACGCCATGCCCAGCACCATGCGCGCGCGATCCTGCGCTGTCCCGGAGCCGAACTGGTGGCCGTGGCCGATCCGTCGGAGGCTGCCCAAACGGCCATGCGCGGGATCGTGGCGGCGGTCGCCTCCTTCAAGACGCCCGACGAGCTGCTGGCCGCCGCACGTCCCGACGTCGTCCATATCATCACGCCGCCGGCATCCCATGCGCCGCTGGCGCAGGCCGCGCTTGAGGCCGGATGCCATATCTATGTGGAGAAGCCCTTTACGGAGCGAGTCGAAGATGCGCAGCGAATTCTGGACGAGGCGCGCGCCAAGGGCCTGTTGGTCTGCGCCGGCCACCAGTTGCTCTATGAACCGCCGACCAGAGTCTTGGCCCGCTACCTGCCATCGATCGGGCAGGTCGCGCACGTGGAGAGCTATTTCTCGTTTCGAACGGTCCGGCATGCGCCGGGCGGCCGCACCGTGCTCCGCGCAGACCATCAGTTGCTCGATATCCTGCCGCATCCGGTCTATCTGTTGTTGCTGGTCCTTGAACAGGCGGGCAACGGGACCATCGAGCTGGTCTCGTTGGAGCTGAGCCAGGCGGGCACGGTTCACGCGCTGGTGCGCCGGGGCGGGGTGACGGGCACGCTGGTCGTGACGTTGGAAGGGCGGCCCGTCGAGAGTTATCTCCGGGCGGTCGGCCGGAACGGATCGCTGTTCGCCGACTACGTGCGGAGCACGGTGCAGCGGGCCATCGGCCCCGGCTCGTCGGGGATCGATAAACTCTTCGCTCCCTATCGGCAGGCCTGGCAACTCCTGACCGGCACGACCGCCGCGATGGCGCGCCGCTTCCTCAAGCGCCAGCAGAGTTATCCGGGCTTGGCGGAGCTGTTTTCGGCGTTCTATGAGTCCATCCGCAGCGGAGCCCCGTCCCCCCTCTCTCCCGAGAGCCTGTTGGAGACCGTGCGGATCTGCGAAAAGGTGGCGCAGGCGCTTCGCGAGCGGGAAGCCAAGGCGCTGGCGGCGGCTGCGCCGAGACCGGTCGAGAGCCGCGGCGTGATCGTGACCGGGGGAACCGGATTTCTGGGAAAAGAAATCGTGCGCTCGTTGCTGGCGCGAAACCGTCCGGTCCGTGTGGTGGCGCGGCGGGAGCCTTCGCCGTGGGAACGCATCGCCGGAGCCGAATATGTCGTGGCCGATGTCGCGACCGGAGCGGCGGTCCATTTGTTCAAAGGAGCAGACACGGTCATCCATGCCGCGGCCGAAACCGCGGGCGGCTGGGACGAGCACCGGCGCAACTCGCTGAACGCAACCGAGCAGATGGTCCGCGGCGCGGCGGCGGCCGGTATCACGCGGTTCATCCATATTAGCAGCCTGGCGGTGCTGGCCCAGGGAACCGGCGACCCGATCGGCGACAACCATCCCTTGGAGCCGGACAGCAAGGGCTCCGGTCCCTATGTCTGGGGCAAGCTGGAATCAGAGCGGCTGGCCGTGCTGGTGGGGAACGAACTCGGCTTGTCAGTGAAGGTTGTCAGGCCGGGCGCGTTGGTGGACTATCGTGATTTCGACCCGCCGGGCCGTCTCGGGAAGCGGCTGGGCAATATCTTCGTGGCCGTCGGCTCGCCGAGCGACAGGCTCGGCGTCGTGGATGTCGGCTTCTCGGGACGCTTCCTGGCCTGGACGGTGGATCATTGGGATGACGTGCCGAGTCCGTTGAACCTGCTCGATCCCGTCTCGCCGACCAAGCGGGAGCTGCTGGATCACCTTCGCAAGGCCAATCCCGACCTCACCGTGATCTGGCTGCCGAGATTCGTGCTGATCCCGCTCTCCTGGACGGCCATGCTCGCGCAAAAACTGCTCCGGCCCGGCAAGCCTCCCATCAACATCGCCAAGGTCTTCAGCGTGCTGCCGTACGACACCTCGCTCATTGCCAAGCTCGCGCCCCATATTCCTCCTCAATAG
- a CDS encoding ATP-binding protein: protein MSKIKKSETTKTSAPGSKEASPSSAPTAQDFEKLGLFYLGRPFDLATKTPLPGWLLYDSKDLVTHAVCVGMTGSGKTGLCLALLEEAAIDGIPALIIDPKGDLGNLLLTFPELRAQDFEPWINEDEARKKGLSPADYAAKQAETWKNGLAKWGQDGERIARLRASADFAIYTPGSHAGLPVSILKSFAAPEEGIRGEAELLRERINTTATSLLGLLGIEADPIKSREHILLSTILDVAWRKGQDLDLAALIHQIQAPPVSKVGVMDLESFYPAKDRFALAMQLNNLLAAPGFASWMEGEALELSSLLYTPEGKPRMAIMSIAHLSEAERMFFVSLLLNQALGWVRAQSGTTSLRALIYMDEIFGYFPPVANPPSKGPLLTLLKQARAFGVGVVLATQNPVDLDYKGLANTGTWFIGRLQTERDKARVLEGLEGASAGSGQRFDRKRMEETLAGLGNRIFLMNNVHEDEPVIFETRWALSYLRGPLTRTQIKSLMDPVRRQTSSVMRQPGGKAESDSLRMTNDGLRMTASRPVLPPGVPQYFVPMRGTRPSGSQLVYRPMVLGLSQIRFADAKKGLEAIHDEAHVMPADRAAATLDWERSEAISIVQDDLEREPNSEARFEEIATAAGQPKSYDEWKRDYSNWLFRTAKLDLYRSPRLSELSKPGESERDFRVRLQQVAHERRDAAADKLRQKYAPKIAALQERLRRAEQAVEREKEQAKQTGLQTALSVGATILGAFMGRKSISATTIGKATTALGKAGRTMKDMKDVGMAQDNVAALQQQLADLEAQFKSETDQLSAFDPQSEPLETLALRPTKTNIAVKLVALAWLPDWQDAQGALTPAWE, encoded by the coding sequence ATGTCCAAGATCAAGAAGAGCGAGACGACAAAAACCAGCGCGCCCGGTTCCAAGGAAGCATCCCCGTCGTCCGCGCCGACCGCGCAGGATTTTGAGAAGCTCGGCCTGTTTTATTTGGGCAGGCCCTTCGATCTCGCCACCAAGACTCCGTTGCCAGGCTGGCTCCTCTATGATTCCAAGGATCTGGTGACCCATGCCGTCTGCGTCGGCATGACCGGAAGCGGCAAGACCGGCCTCTGCCTGGCCTTGCTTGAAGAGGCGGCGATCGACGGCATCCCGGCCCTCATCATCGATCCCAAGGGCGATCTCGGCAACCTCCTCCTCACGTTTCCCGAATTGCGTGCGCAGGACTTCGAGCCCTGGATCAACGAGGACGAGGCCCGCAAGAAGGGACTCTCGCCAGCCGACTATGCCGCGAAACAGGCGGAGACTTGGAAGAACGGGTTGGCGAAGTGGGGACAGGATGGGGAGCGGATCGCCCGGTTACGGGCGTCGGCCGATTTTGCGATCTACACGCCGGGAAGCCACGCGGGCCTGCCGGTGTCCATCCTCAAGTCCTTCGCGGCTCCGGAGGAGGGGATTCGCGGCGAAGCGGAATTGCTGCGGGAACGCATCAACACCACAGCCACGAGCCTGCTGGGCTTGCTGGGCATCGAGGCCGACCCCATTAAGAGCCGCGAGCATATTCTGCTGTCCACCATTCTCGATGTTGCCTGGCGAAAGGGGCAGGACCTGGACCTCGCGGCCTTGATCCACCAGATCCAGGCGCCGCCGGTTTCCAAGGTGGGAGTGATGGATCTGGAATCGTTCTATCCCGCGAAGGACCGGTTCGCCCTGGCGATGCAACTGAATAATCTGTTGGCGGCGCCGGGGTTTGCATCCTGGATGGAAGGGGAGGCGCTGGAGCTGTCGTCGCTGCTCTATACGCCGGAGGGAAAGCCGAGAATGGCGATCATGTCGATCGCGCATTTGAGCGAGGCCGAACGGATGTTCTTCGTCTCGCTCCTGCTGAACCAAGCGCTCGGCTGGGTCAGGGCCCAATCCGGCACGACCTCGCTGCGCGCCCTGATCTATATGGACGAGATCTTCGGCTACTTCCCGCCGGTTGCCAATCCGCCGTCAAAAGGTCCGTTGCTGACCCTGTTGAAGCAGGCGAGAGCCTTCGGCGTTGGGGTGGTGCTGGCGACGCAGAATCCCGTGGACCTGGACTATAAGGGGCTGGCGAACACCGGTACTTGGTTTATCGGGCGGCTCCAGACGGAGCGGGACAAGGCCCGGGTGCTCGAAGGGCTTGAAGGGGCGTCGGCAGGATCGGGACAGCGGTTCGATCGCAAACGGATGGAGGAAACATTGGCCGGGCTGGGCAATCGGATCTTTCTGATGAACAACGTTCACGAGGACGAGCCGGTGATCTTTGAGACCCGCTGGGCCCTGTCGTACCTGCGCGGTCCCTTGACGCGGACCCAGATCAAATCGCTGATGGACCCGGTGAGGCGGCAAACGTCAAGCGTCATGCGTCAACCGGGTGGAAAGGCTGAATCCGACTCGTTACGAATGACGAATGACGGATTACGAATGACGGCATCACGTCCCGTTCTCCCTCCCGGCGTTCCGCAATATTTCGTCCCGATGCGCGGAACTCGGCCGAGCGGCAGTCAGCTCGTCTACCGCCCGATGGTCCTCGGTCTTTCGCAGATCCGGTTTGCCGATGCCAAGAAGGGGCTGGAAGCCATCCATGACGAAGCCCATGTGATGCCAGCCGACCGGGCTGCGGCAACCCTGGACTGGGAGCGGAGTGAGGCGATCTCGATCGTGCAGGACGACCTTGAACGAGAGCCGAACTCTGAGGCACGGTTCGAGGAGATCGCCACAGCGGCAGGCCAGCCGAAGAGTTACGACGAATGGAAAAGGGACTATTCGAACTGGCTCTTCCGGACCGCCAAGCTCGATCTCTATCGGAGTCCAAGGCTGTCCGAGCTCTCCAAGCCCGGTGAGTCCGAGCGAGACTTCCGGGTCCGGTTGCAGCAGGTGGCGCATGAGCGTCGGGATGCGGCCGCCGACAAGCTCCGCCAGAAATACGCGCCGAAGATTGCCGCGCTGCAAGAGCGTCTCCGCCGCGCGGAACAGGCCGTGGAGCGAGAAAAGGAACAGGCAAAGCAGACCGGGCTTCAAACGGCCCTGTCGGTCGGTGCGACAATCCTCGGCGCGTTCATGGGCAGGAAGAGCATCTCCGCCACCACGATCGGCAAGGCGACCACGGCTCTCGGCAAGGCCGGCCGGACGATGAAGGACATGAAGGATGTCGGGATGGCGCAGGACAATGTGGCGGCGCTGCAACAGCAACTGGCCGACCTGGAAGCTCAGTTCAAATCGGAGACCGACCAGCTCTCGGCTTTTGATCCTCAGTCCGAGCCGTTGGAGACCCTGGCGCTCCGGCCCACCAAGACCAACATTGCTGTGAAACTGGTCGCGCTGGCCTGGCTGCCCGACTGGCAGGACGCGCAAGGGGCGCTGACTCCTGCCTGGGAATAG